A DNA window from Sphingomonas profundi contains the following coding sequences:
- a CDS encoding autotransporter assembly complex protein TamA, translated as MQPVFACRLLAAALVLSRVPAAALAQEAPVSDPVAALPPAAALDPASPLEPLPGLGVDWPDLAAPGDAAPGQAAGAASYEADATRRYRFAIEGVEGLEGVDPAALRLRFDQVSALAAGQGKPANVAQIDRRAREDEDGLRDLLRAYGYYDAVVTARVEATAGGGPIHVTLGAEAGPVYRFASVDLTGLDAAGDKAPALRRAYPIAANEIVSADKVTAADAALRTALGREGFAFAKVGETRIVVDHDSHTATLALNVATDGAQRFGAIQVRGRQLFTARHLGRIARFAPGDPYDAAMLEDFRRALIQTGLVSSVELKPVPAATPGVVDIAVRLERAPRRTVAGEVGYGTGEGVRAEISWQHRNLIKPEGAVTFRAVAGTQEQLLGAALRRSNYKARDRVLTAQIVASHTNRDAYDARTFTVGGGIERQTNIIWQKKWTWSIGGELTASDERDVIAATGTPRRRTFFIAALPGTLAYDGTDDLLNPTRGYRLSGRLSPEASLQNGAFGYARAQIDGSAYLPVTGRTVVAGRIRLGTIAGASRDRIAPSRRFYSGGGGSVRGYGYQRIGPRDVDNDPIGGRSLAEFAVEARVRFGDFGVVPFLDGGNLYTDALPRFTGLRYGAGIGARYYTNFGPIRVDVGTPLNRRPGDSRIAVYVSLGQAF; from the coding sequence ATGCAGCCCGTGTTCGCGTGTCGCCTGCTGGCGGCGGCGCTTGTCCTTTCCCGTGTTCCGGCGGCTGCCCTGGCGCAGGAAGCGCCCGTATCCGATCCCGTCGCGGCGCTGCCGCCGGCCGCCGCGCTGGACCCCGCATCGCCACTGGAGCCGCTGCCCGGCCTGGGCGTGGACTGGCCCGATCTGGCCGCGCCGGGCGACGCCGCCCCCGGTCAGGCGGCCGGCGCGGCCAGCTACGAGGCCGACGCCACGCGGCGCTACCGCTTCGCGATCGAGGGGGTGGAGGGGCTGGAGGGGGTCGATCCGGCGGCGCTCCGGCTGCGCTTCGATCAGGTCTCCGCCCTGGCCGCCGGGCAGGGCAAGCCGGCCAACGTGGCGCAGATCGATCGCCGCGCGCGGGAGGACGAGGATGGCCTGCGCGATCTGCTGCGCGCCTACGGCTATTATGACGCGGTCGTCACCGCGCGGGTGGAGGCGACGGCCGGCGGCGGGCCGATCCACGTCACTCTGGGTGCGGAGGCGGGGCCGGTCTACCGCTTCGCCTCGGTCGATCTCACCGGACTGGACGCGGCGGGCGACAAGGCGCCGGCGCTGCGCCGCGCCTACCCGATCGCCGCCAACGAGATCGTGAGCGCCGACAAGGTGACAGCCGCCGACGCGGCCCTGCGCACGGCGCTGGGGCGGGAGGGCTTCGCCTTCGCCAAGGTGGGCGAGACGCGGATCGTGGTCGATCATGACAGCCACACCGCCACCCTGGCGCTGAACGTCGCCACCGATGGCGCGCAACGGTTCGGCGCGATCCAGGTGCGCGGGCGGCAGCTGTTCACGGCCCGGCATCTGGGCCGCATTGCCCGTTTCGCCCCCGGCGACCCGTATGACGCGGCCATGCTGGAGGATTTCCGCCGCGCGCTGATCCAGACCGGGCTCGTCTCCTCGGTGGAGCTGAAGCCGGTGCCCGCCGCCACGCCGGGCGTGGTCGACATCGCCGTGCGGCTGGAGCGCGCGCCGCGACGCACGGTGGCGGGCGAGGTGGGCTACGGCACGGGCGAGGGCGTGCGAGCCGAGATCAGCTGGCAGCACCGCAACCTCATCAAGCCGGAGGGCGCCGTCACCTTCCGCGCCGTAGCCGGCACGCAGGAGCAGCTGCTGGGCGCGGCACTGCGCCGCAGCAACTACAAGGCGCGCGATCGGGTGCTGACGGCGCAGATCGTCGCCAGCCACACCAATCGCGACGCCTATGACGCCCGGACGTTCACCGTGGGCGGCGGCATAGAGCGGCAGACGAACATCATCTGGCAGAAGAAATGGACCTGGTCGATCGGCGGCGAGCTGACCGCATCGGACGAGCGGGACGTAATCGCCGCCACCGGCACGCCGCGCCGCCGCACCTTCTTCATCGCGGCGCTGCCCGGCACGCTGGCGTATGACGGCACCGACGATCTGCTGAACCCGACGCGCGGCTATCGCCTGTCCGGCCGGCTTTCCCCGGAGGCGTCGTTGCAGAACGGCGCGTTCGGCTATGCCCGCGCGCAGATCGACGGCAGCGCCTATCTGCCGGTAACGGGGCGGACGGTGGTGGCCGGCCGCATCCGGCTGGGCACGATCGCGGGCGCCAGCCGGGATCGCATCGCGCCTTCGCGGCGCTTCTACTCGGGCGGCGGCGGATCGGTGCGCGGCTACGGCTATCAGCGGATCGGCCCGCGCGACGTGGACAATGATCCGATCGGCGGCCGCAGCCTGGCCGAGTTCGCGGTGGAGGCGCGCGTGCGCTTCGGCGATTTCGGCGTCGTGCCGTTCCTCGACGGCGGCAACCTCTACACCGATGCGCTGCCGCGCTTCACCGGCCTGCGCTACGGCGCGGGCATCGGCGCGCGCTACTACACCAATTTCGGCCCGATCCGCGTGGACGTGGGCACGCCGCTGAACCGCCGGCCGGGCGATTCCCGCATCGCCGTCTACGTCTCGCTGGGCCAGGCCTTCTAA